The genomic DNA CTGCTGGAGCCCCGCGCCCGTCAGGGTGTCCCAGTACAGCGCGCGGGTCTCGACGTTCGCGCGGGGTGCTGCCCACAGGCTCAGCCACACGCCCAGCAGCGTGACCAGCAGGGCCACCACCGCCACCGGCCGCGCCGCGCGCCCCAGCGAGACGCCGCCGCCCTGCATGGCGACGAGTTCTCGCTCGGTGTTCAGGCGCCCGAAGGCCACGACGGTCATCAGGACAATGCCCATCGGCAGCACCTTGACCAGCGTGTCCGGCACCTGCGACGCGATCCAGCGCGCGATCAGCGCCACAGGTACGCCCGAGAGCCACTGGCTGGACACGAAGAAGTACCCGAACGACAGGATCGCCGTGAACAGCAGCGTGCCCGCCAGCAGCGGCGGGATCAGCTCGGCCGTGACGTAGCGGGTCAGTCGGGTCATGTCGGACGTCCGTGTTTCCAGGGCAGGCCGTGGACAGAGTGGTGGGCCCGTCTACCGCTCATGTCCGGTAGGTCACCCATAGGCGCTTCGCCCGGGGTCGTCTTCGGCCCACCATGGTTGCATATCAAGCGCTGCTTAGCCCTTCCCGACGGCGAACAGGATGGTCGCCTCGGCCGCCACCACGCCGTCCACCTCGGCGCGGCACGTGGTCTTGCCCAGGCCGCGGCGCGCGAACTCCAGCTTGGCGTGCAGGTGCAGCTGGTCGCCGGGCACCACCTTGCGCTTGAAGCGCGCGCCCTCGATGCCGGCCAGGTAGCCGATCATGCCGGGCTCCAGCGAGTCGCGCATGCAGAAGAAGCTCGCCTGCGCCAGCGCCTCGATGATCAGCACGCCGGGCATCACGGGTTCCTGCGGAAAGTGGCCGGGAAAGAACGGCTCGTTGATGCTGACGTTCTTCACGGCGTGCACCACTCCGCCCTCCACGCTCAGCACCCGGTCGACGAGCAGGAACGGAAAGCGGTGCGGCAGGGTCGTGAGGACGTCCTGAATCATGATCGGGTCCATGGAGGCTCCTTGATGGGGGCTGCGGGCTCTGGGCAACGAAAAGAGGAGACGCTGAGGGCGGTCTCCTCTCTGACCTGGAAACTCACAGTCCCTCAGCGGCGCAGGTAGTTGTCGCTGGACACCAGCGAGTCGCCCAGCACGGGGATCATCTCCAGCGCCATGCCGGTGCCGACCGCGACCGCCTCGACGGCGTTCTCGGCCACGGCCACCGGAATGCCGGTCGTCTGGCGCAGCAGCTCGTCGAAGTTGCGCAGCAGTGAGCCGCCGCCGGTCATCACGATGCCGCGGTCGATGATGTCGCTCACGAGTTCGGGAGGCGTGATCTCGAGCACACGCTTGACGCCCTCGACGATCTTCGTGACCGGCTCGGACAGCGCCTCGACCACGTCGCGGCTGTCCAGACTGATGGTCTTGGGCAGACCGTTCACGAGATCGCGGCCGCGCACCTCGGCGGTCAGGTTCTCGGCGTCGTCGAGCAGCATGGCCGCGCCGACCTTGACCTTGATCTCCTCGGCGGTGCGCTCACCGATCAGGACGTTGTGCTTGCGCCGCACGTAGCGGATGATGCTCTCGTCGAACTCGTTGCCGGCCACGCGCATGGATTCCGACACCACGATGCCGCCCAGCGAGATCACGGCGACGTCGGTGCTGCCGCCGCCGATGTCCACGACCATCGAGCCGATGGGTTCGGCGATCTTCAGGCCCGCGCCGATCGCGGCGGCGAGCGGTTCCTCGATCAGGAAGGCGCGCTTGGCGTTGGCGTTCAGCGCGGCCCGCAGCACGGCGCGTTTTTCCACGTCGCTGACATTGCTGGGCACGCCCACCATCAGCTGCGGCTTGAAGCCGAAGAGTCGCCCGGCGCTGCCCTGCACCTTCTGCAGGAACATGGTGATCATCTTCTCGGTCAGGCCCTCGTCGGCGATCACGCCGTCCTTGATGGGCCGCACAGCCACGATGCCGCCCGGCGTGCGCCCGATCATGCGGTACGCCTCCTCGCCCACGGCCTTGACCTGCTTGCTGTCGCGGGCCATGGCGATCACGCTGGGTTCCTGCAGCACCAGGCCGCGGCTCTTGCTGTAAATCAGGAACGTCGCCGTTCCCAGATCGATTCCGATGTCTTCTGACAGCCTCACACTCATCCTCCGGGGCAAACCATCCAATCGTAGCACGGTGGATGAGGACCGCCTGAACCGATCTTCAGGTGGCGCGGGAGCGCCAAAAGCCGCGTCAGGACCGCGGTTTGATGTAGGCGGCGAGCGCCGCGACCAGCCCGGTCACGCCGGTCAGGATGAGGGCGCGGTCCAGCGGCGCCGCCCGCTCCAGCCCGACCTGCGCCAGGGTGCTGGCGCTCAGGGTGCCGATGGAGCGCAGCAGCAGCGGCGAGTCGGTGTTCAAGGTCGCGAAGGCCCCCAGCGTCAGGGCGCCCAGCGCCAGCGCCAGAATGGCCAGGGCGACCACAGCCAGCCACGCGACGATTTTCAAGGCAGGTCCTTTCTCACGGTACCGGCGCATTCTAGAGGTGAACCCCAGCTCTGCCGTGAAGTAGTTCATACCGCGCGCCCCGGACCGGAGCTGGCTACACTCGGCGCATGCCGCTGCCCGCCCGCGTCCGCGTGACCCGCCCACCCCTACCGCTGGCCCCGGCGCTGCGCGTGGCCGCCGCCCGCCTGTGCCCGGGCGCACCGGTGGACGCCCTGGCCGGCGCGGCCCTGGCGATCGCGGGCGGTGCGGTGATCGGGGCGGCGCTGCGCTGGGAGGGCGGCGCGGCGCAGGCCGTCGAGACCGGGTGGCGGGGCCGGGGCATCGAGGACGCGTTGCAGGACGCCCTGACCGCTGCCGAAACCTAACGCCCGTTTGGTACGCTGGGGCATGACCTCCATGACCGTCCCCGCCGAGGGCATGGCCTTTGCGCTGTCCGGCGACCAGCGCTTGATCGTGCAGCACGTCCGTGACTACGCCCGCGCCGAGATCGCTCCCCACGCCGCCGCCTTCGACCGCAGCGGCGAGTTCCCGCGCGACCAGCTGCGCGGCCTGGCCGAGCTGGGGCTGCTGGGCGCCACCGTGCCGGAGCGCTGGGGTGGCGCGGGCCTGGACTCGGTGACCTACGCGTTGTGCCTGGAGGAAATCGCCGCCGCAGACGCCAGCGTGGCCGTGATCGTCTCGGTGCAGAACGGCCTGCCCGAACAGATGATCCTGCGCTACGGCACCGACGCTCAGCGCGAGGCGTATCTCCGGCCACTGGCCGAGGGCCAGCACCTGGGCGCGTTCTGCCTCACGGAATCGCAGGCGGGCAGCGACGCCGCCAGCCTGACCCTCAGGGCCACGCGCGACGGCGACGACTGGGTGCTCAGCGGCACCAAGGCGTGGATCACCTCTGGCGGTCAGGCCGACACCTACCTCGTGATGGCCCGCACTGGCGGCCCCGGAGCGCGCGGCGTGAGCTGCTTCATCGTGCCCAGCGGCACGCCGGGGCTGAGCTTCGGTCGGCCCGAGGAGAAACTCGGGCTACACGCGTCGCACACCACCACCGTCACGTTCGAGGACGTCCGCGTGCCGCACGCGAACGTGGTGGGCGAGGAGGGGCAGGGCCTGATCATCGCCCTGGCCAGCCTGGACGCCGGGCGGATCGGGATCGCCATGCAGGCGCTCGGGATCGCCCGCAGCGCGCTGGAACACAGCGCCCGCTACGCCAGCGAACGCGAACAGTTCGGCAGGAAACTCCGCGAGTTCGAGGGCGTGTCGTTCAAGGTCGCGCGCATGGCCGCCCGCATCGAGAGCGCGCGGCTGGTGGCCCTCAAGGCCGCGTGGCTCAAGGACCAGGGCCAGCCGTACGGCAAGGAGGCGTCCATCGCCAAGCTGCTCGCCAGCGAGGCGGCCGTGGACAGCGCCCGCGACGCCATCCAGATCTTCGGCGGCAACGGCTACAGCCGCGAGTATCCCGTCGAGCGGCTGTACCGCGACGCGAAGGTCACCGAGATCTACGAGGGCACCAGCGAGATCCAGCAACTTGTGATCAGCCGCGCGGTCTTCGCCGACTTCGCCTGATCCCCGCCGGCGGCGCTCCCCACACCCGGCGGAGGGACCGTCACGGGCTGGCGGGCTTCGCGCCACAATGACGCCCATGCTCCGGCAATTCCTGTGGCTTCCCGGCGTGTTCCTAGTGCTCGCCGTGCTCGCCGACCTGATCGTCACGTGCCTCCAGGCCGGCGAGGGCCGCCTGAGCCGCGCCGTCCACCGTCCGCTGTACGCGCTGGTGCAGGTCACCGCGCGGATCAGCGGCCGGCGCCGCGTGCTGTCGTGGACCACGCCGGTGCTGATCATCGGCACCCTGACCGCGTGGACGCTGCTGGTGTGGATCGGGTGGACGCTGGTGTTCTGGTCGCAGCCCGGCGCGCTGCTGGGCGCGGACAGCGGCCTGCCCGCCACCCTGTCCGCCACGTTCTACTTCGTCGGGTACACCCTCAGCACCCTCGGCCTGGGCGAGATCGTCGCGCCGGACCCCGTGTGGCGGATCGTGACGGACGTGGCCGCCATCAGCGGCTTTTTCCTGCTGACCTTCGCTATTACGTTCGTCGTGCCGATCGCGCAGGCGCGCAGCGACCGCCGCGAACTCGCCCTGCACCTGCACCGTGCGGGGCCGGGTGCCCAGGCGCTGATCCTGCGGGCACACACGGACCACGACCGGGGCCTGCTGAGCCTCACCACGGACCTGCACTTCATCCTCAACCGCATCGACGCCGCGCACATGAACTCGCCGCACCTGCACCGCTTCCACGACCACGACCGCCAGGACTCGCTGGACATCAGCCTCCCCGCGCTCGGCGAGGCGCTGCTGATCCTCGAGGGCGGCCTGAGAACGGGCGCTCCCCAGGGCCTGCGCCGCGCCCTCGCGTCCGTGGACAGCCTGACGCGCACCTTCGAGCGCATCCACCACCGGCCGCTGCCGCCCGTGCCCCCGCCACCGGACCTCCACCCGTTGCGGTCCGCCGGGCTGAACGTCGCCCCTCCGGAGGACTTCCACGCATACCTGCACACCCATGAGGCCCTGCGCCGCCGCCTGCACGCCATGGCGCAGGCCGGCCAGTGGCGCTGGGAGCAGATCGCCCAGGTGCAGGACGACTTGGAGTAGGGACCCTGACGCTGAACGCGTTCCCAGTCCGGCTCCAGGCGTGTCCTCATGGCGGGCCGACACACTGGAGCATGAGCGTTCCCGCCCTCCTCGCCGTCGCTGCCCTGGCCGCCCCCTTCACCCTGAACGAAGGCGGCGCAAATCGCCCGTGGTCGCTGACCAGCGCTCTAGGCCGCGAGCGCGTGCTGATTGTGCGCAACCCTCCTGCCGCGTACCTGAACGACCTGCGTGCCCAGGACACCGCGCTGCAGGTGCGCGACCTGCGCGTGGTCGCCCTGCTTCCGCCCGGCGATCCCCGACTCACTGGCCCCCGCACGCTGATGCTCACCGTGCTCGCCGATCCCGGCGGCACCGTCGGTGCCCAGTACGGCCCGGCAGCGCTGATCGGCAAGGACCGTCACATCAAGGCCCGCTATCCCGGTCCGCCCCGCCTGGAGACCGTGGGCGCCCTGATCGACACCATGCCCATGCGCCAGCAGGAGCGCCGCGAACGCGGCCGCTGACCTACCGCACGCGCGTCAGCACCAGCACCCGGTCTGCCGGGCTGCCCGCCCCGCCCGTCACCGCGAAGCCCACCCGCTCTGCCAGCCGCACGGACGCTCCATTCTCCGGACTGATGATGCAGAAGGTCTGCGCGCCCGTCACGTGCCCGTCGCGCCAGGCCAGCGCCGCCGAGACCGCCTCGTGCGCGTAACCTTGCCCGTGCGCCCACGGCAGCGTGACCCAGCCCGCCTCCGGCACGGCGTCCAGCTCCGGGTGCTCCGCCAGC from Deinococcus metalli includes the following:
- the fabZ gene encoding 3-hydroxyacyl-ACP dehydratase FabZ translates to MDPIMIQDVLTTLPHRFPFLLVDRVLSVEGGVVHAVKNVSINEPFFPGHFPQEPVMPGVLIIEALAQASFFCMRDSLEPGMIGYLAGIEGARFKRKVVPGDQLHLHAKLEFARRGLGKTTCRAEVDGVVAAEATILFAVGKG
- the mreB gene encoding rod shape-determining protein, with protein sequence MSVRLSEDIGIDLGTATFLIYSKSRGLVLQEPSVIAMARDSKQVKAVGEEAYRMIGRTPGGIVAVRPIKDGVIADEGLTEKMITMFLQKVQGSAGRLFGFKPQLMVGVPSNVSDVEKRAVLRAALNANAKRAFLIEEPLAAAIGAGLKIAEPIGSMVVDIGGGSTDVAVISLGGIVVSESMRVAGNEFDESIIRYVRRKHNVLIGERTAEEIKVKVGAAMLLDDAENLTAEVRGRDLVNGLPKTISLDSRDVVEALSEPVTKIVEGVKRVLEITPPELVSDIIDRGIVMTGGGSLLRNFDELLRQTTGIPVAVAENAVEAVAVGTGMALEMIPVLGDSLVSSDNYLRR
- a CDS encoding acyl-CoA dehydrogenase, with the translated sequence MTVPAEGMAFALSGDQRLIVQHVRDYARAEIAPHAAAFDRSGEFPRDQLRGLAELGLLGATVPERWGGAGLDSVTYALCLEEIAAADASVAVIVSVQNGLPEQMILRYGTDAQREAYLRPLAEGQHLGAFCLTESQAGSDAASLTLRATRDGDDWVLSGTKAWITSGGQADTYLVMARTGGPGARGVSCFIVPSGTPGLSFGRPEEKLGLHASHTTTVTFEDVRVPHANVVGEEGQGLIIALASLDAGRIGIAMQALGIARSALEHSARYASEREQFGRKLREFEGVSFKVARMAARIESARLVALKAAWLKDQGQPYGKEASIAKLLASEAAVDSARDAIQIFGGNGYSREYPVERLYRDAKVTEIYEGTSEIQQLVISRAVFADFA
- a CDS encoding potassium channel family protein, whose protein sequence is MLRQFLWLPGVFLVLAVLADLIVTCLQAGEGRLSRAVHRPLYALVQVTARISGRRRVLSWTTPVLIIGTLTAWTLLVWIGWTLVFWSQPGALLGADSGLPATLSATFYFVGYTLSTLGLGEIVAPDPVWRIVTDVAAISGFFLLTFAITFVVPIAQARSDRRELALHLHRAGPGAQALILRAHTDHDRGLLSLTTDLHFILNRIDAAHMNSPHLHRFHDHDRQDSLDISLPALGEALLILEGGLRTGAPQGLRRALASVDSLTRTFERIHHRPLPPVPPPPDLHPLRSAGLNVAPPEDFHAYLHTHEALRRRLHAMAQAGQWRWEQIAQVQDDLE
- a CDS encoding DUF4174 domain-containing protein, translated to MSVPALLAVAALAAPFTLNEGGANRPWSLTSALGRERVLIVRNPPAAYLNDLRAQDTALQVRDLRVVALLPPGDPRLTGPRTLMLTVLADPGGTVGAQYGPAALIGKDRHIKARYPGPPRLETVGALIDTMPMRQQERRERGR